A window from Fibrobacter sp. UWB11 encodes these proteins:
- a CDS encoding lipopolysaccharide assembly protein LapB produces MKSLSQKGMFFIKKHIFLSVLCFLLFLPLNVFAADDFFFKANELYDQGRYKESVKYYRAAIDDGRYEPFAWFNLGNALVQLGKKEVAMVAYKRTVELLPDFVKAWMLLGDLYYLAESPSDAIVAYNRAIELGTETDHIHFALAECYMKGSDWTLAQKHFERALALNPDRMDAWYGLAEVYEKLGDYEYAVKTLKNALQMTATAGADVHYTLSYYYRSMDSTRLALNEMENGIMMDPENVSARRYLAQMYVKNESPWMAIFTLEEGLRHKKGIADLNLDLGQIYFTQKRYDEAFECYMKAWRAGNSQGRIGAENVGHIFSNAGDTEKAEALYARIRDKK; encoded by the coding sequence ATGAAAAGTTTATCTCAGAAAGGAATGTTTTTTATTAAGAAACACATCTTTCTTTCTGTGCTTTGCTTCTTGCTGTTTTTGCCGTTGAATGTTTTTGCTGCAGATGATTTCTTCTTCAAGGCGAATGAACTTTACGATCAGGGGCGTTACAAGGAATCGGTGAAGTATTACCGTGCCGCGATTGACGATGGCCGTTACGAGCCGTTCGCATGGTTCAACTTGGGCAATGCCCTTGTGCAGCTCGGTAAAAAAGAAGTTGCGATGGTCGCTTACAAGCGCACTGTCGAACTCCTTCCGGACTTTGTGAAGGCTTGGATGCTCCTTGGCGATTTGTATTACCTCGCCGAATCTCCGAGCGATGCGATTGTTGCTTACAACCGCGCGATTGAACTCGGGACTGAAACGGACCACATCCATTTTGCACTTGCTGAATGTTATATGAAGGGTAGCGACTGGACGCTTGCGCAAAAGCATTTTGAACGTGCGCTGGCGCTAAACCCGGACCGCATGGATGCTTGGTATGGCCTTGCCGAAGTCTACGAAAAGCTTGGCGATTACGAATATGCGGTGAAGACGCTCAAGAATGCGCTCCAGATGACAGCGACTGCTGGCGCCGACGTACATTACACGCTCTCGTATTACTACCGCAGCATGGATTCTACGCGGCTCGCTCTCAATGAAATGGAAAACGGCATCATGATGGATCCTGAAAACGTTTCCGCTCGCCGCTATCTCGCTCAGATGTACGTTAAGAACGAATCCCCGTGGATGGCGATTTTCACGCTGGAAGAAGGCCTCCGCCACAAAAAAGGCATTGCGGACTTGAACCTTGATTTAGGGCAAATTTACTTTACGCAAAAACGTTACGACGAAGCGTTTGAATGTTACATGAAGGCTTGGCGTGCCGGTAATTCTCAGGGCCGCATTGGTGCCGAAAACGTCGGCCACATTTTCTCGAACGCCGGCGACACCGAAAAAGCCGAAGCCCTCTACGCCCGCATCCGCGACAAGAAGTAA
- a CDS encoding U32 family peptidase: MSNPELLLPVGTRDMLESAINNGADAVYYGVPHWNARGRTEDFSFEDVEEMIRYARLRGVKTYLAMNILIFEREIQELPEFLERLIALKPDAFIIQDIGLARLIKAISPEQEIHASTQMTLASSEAVNLVKDIGFSRAVLARELSAKQIAQIKSLTDLELEVFIHGALCVSYSGQCLTSENFGGRSANRGQCAQSCRLPYRIFVDGKEWKDPKARYLFSTRDLCALPKLEELKEIGVESLKVEGRLKSPEYVAAVSHAYRKALETLSENNTSLHSVHDSAAQPCQSASSLSRHSPCTSLREAEGDEAIHQNDATDLGLTAQDLEPLEVLFSRGLNTGWLDGVNHQELVDGSFSNHHGEFIGTVVQVDRNGVIVELEDKPVPCTLLPGDGILFEEYRAEPEPRQTGSRLYKATFANRAGKLQVRLEFGREFNLRKVTYGMKAYRNDSPALEKELHKTFTDKSFAKHIPICMTLEGKIGDPLKLTICESSNAAADETRAVTVEGAILEASRNEVSPDAIQAIAKKELSGLSATAYVLDKIEIKLPANAFLPGKVLRTLRQEAVQAFDEKRLQWKELAPSANAGREFLQNVSVKEIPASAGMTNSTASTSKNRRTITVLVRRPEQIDALQGLDIDKVVMDFDWGVKYDEPLERIHKLGFEAGIATLRIHKPSENHYIKQILTLMPEFALVRNLGSLALLKDSGIPMLGDYSLNATNSASYDWLLAQGLEKLHPSWDLNSTQLFDLLKNIDGSKLELALHQYMPAFHSEYCAFARALTTGRRFPECKKICTQHKVEILDHKGERHFLQSDAECRNTLFVGKPQSALKLLPRLIAQNVSSYRLELLDEEPESVRRKIDIYTQAIRGKLDIDTAISKAGVEEKYGLSEGQLFNQSVWQDRKKG, translated from the coding sequence ATGAGCAATCCTGAACTTCTTTTGCCTGTCGGTACGCGCGACATGCTGGAATCCGCCATCAACAACGGAGCGGACGCGGTTTACTATGGAGTGCCGCATTGGAACGCACGCGGTCGAACCGAAGATTTTTCATTTGAAGATGTCGAAGAAATGATCCGCTACGCAAGGCTTCGTGGCGTCAAGACGTACCTCGCGATGAACATTCTCATCTTCGAGCGTGAAATTCAGGAATTGCCGGAATTTTTGGAACGATTGATTGCGTTAAAGCCGGACGCGTTCATAATCCAGGACATCGGGCTAGCACGGCTCATCAAGGCAATTAGCCCGGAACAGGAAATCCATGCAAGTACGCAAATGACACTCGCGAGTTCCGAAGCCGTAAACTTGGTCAAGGACATCGGATTTTCAAGAGCCGTTTTGGCTCGCGAACTTTCAGCAAAGCAGATTGCACAAATCAAGAGCCTTACCGACCTGGAACTGGAAGTTTTCATCCACGGGGCGCTTTGCGTCTCGTACTCGGGCCAGTGCCTCACCAGCGAAAACTTTGGCGGGCGCAGCGCAAACCGTGGACAGTGCGCCCAAAGCTGTCGCCTCCCCTACCGCATTTTTGTGGACGGCAAAGAATGGAAAGACCCGAAGGCGCGTTACTTGTTCAGCACACGAGACCTTTGTGCGCTCCCGAAACTTGAAGAACTCAAGGAAATCGGCGTGGAATCACTCAAGGTCGAAGGGCGTTTGAAAAGCCCGGAATATGTGGCCGCCGTCTCGCACGCCTACCGCAAGGCATTAGAAACATTAAGTGAAAATAATACGTCATTGCACTCCGTGCATGACTCTGCGGCTCAGCCATGCCAGTCTGCAAGCAGCCTGTCGCGGCATTCGCCTTGTACGTCATTGCGAGAAGCCGAAGGCGACGAAGCAATCCATCAAAACGATGCGACTGATTTAGGCCTTACCGCGCAGGACTTGGAACCGCTCGAAGTATTGTTCTCCCGCGGCCTCAACACAGGTTGGCTCGATGGCGTGAACCATCAGGAACTCGTCGACGGATCGTTTTCGAACCATCATGGTGAATTTATCGGAACCGTCGTTCAAGTAGACCGCAACGGCGTGATTGTAGAACTTGAAGACAAGCCTGTTCCTTGCACTTTATTGCCGGGCGACGGGATTTTATTTGAGGAATATAGGGCAGAGCCCGAGCCGCGCCAAACGGGAAGCCGACTATACAAGGCAACATTCGCCAACCGCGCCGGGAAGTTGCAAGTCCGTCTGGAATTCGGTCGCGAATTCAACTTGCGCAAAGTCACCTACGGCATGAAAGCCTACCGCAACGACTCCCCCGCCCTCGAAAAAGAACTCCACAAGACTTTTACCGACAAGAGTTTCGCCAAGCACATCCCTATTTGCATGACGCTCGAAGGTAAAATCGGTGACCCGCTCAAGCTCACGATTTGCGAAAGCTCGAATGCCGCCGCAGACGAAACGCGCGCGGTCACCGTTGAAGGCGCCATCCTCGAAGCCTCACGCAATGAAGTCTCTCCCGATGCAATCCAAGCCATTGCCAAGAAAGAACTTTCCGGACTTTCAGCAACCGCTTACGTTCTCGACAAGATCGAAATTAAATTGCCAGCAAACGCATTCCTTCCCGGCAAAGTTTTGCGCACGCTCCGTCAAGAAGCTGTACAAGCATTTGACGAAAAACGCTTGCAGTGGAAAGAACTTGCACCTTCAGCAAACGCGGGTCGAGAATTTTTGCAGAATGTTTCGGTGAAGGAGATTCCCGCTTCCGCGGGAATGACAAATTCGACAGCGAGCACTTCCAAGAATCGTCGCACAATTACCGTCCTCGTCCGCCGTCCCGAACAAATCGACGCATTGCAAGGCCTCGACATCGATAAAGTCGTCATGGACTTTGACTGGGGCGTGAAATACGACGAACCGCTCGAGCGCATCCACAAGCTCGGTTTTGAAGCAGGCATCGCCACGCTCCGCATCCATAAGCCCAGCGAGAACCATTACATCAAACAAATTCTCACGCTCATGCCGGAATTTGCATTGGTGCGTAACCTCGGTTCGCTCGCGCTCCTCAAGGATTCCGGAATTCCGATGCTCGGCGACTACAGCTTGAACGCCACCAACAGCGCAAGCTACGATTGGCTCTTGGCTCAAGGCCTTGAAAAATTACACCCGTCGTGGGACCTCAACAGCACTCAGCTTTTTGACTTGCTCAAGAACATTGACGGAAGCAAACTCGAACTCGCCCTGCACCAGTACATGCCCGCATTCCACTCGGAATACTGCGCCTTCGCACGCGCCCTCACGACCGGCCGTCGCTTCCCCGAATGCAAAAAGATTTGCACACAGCACAAAGTCGAAATCTTGGACCACAAGGGCGAACGCCATTTCTTGCAATCCGATGCCGAATGCCGCAACACGCTCTTTGTCGGCAAGCCGCAATCCGCCCTCAAGCTATTGCCAAGGCTCATCGCCCAAAACGTAAGCAGCTACCGCCTAGAACTCTTGGATGAAGAGCCCGAATCTGTCCGCCGCAAAATTGACATTTATACGCAAGCCATCCGCGGCAAGCTCGACATCGACACAGCCATTTCAAAAGCAGGCGTCGAAGAAAAGTACGGACTCTCCGAAGGCCAATTGTTCAACCAAAGCGTCTGGCAAGACCGCAAGAAAGGGTAA
- a CDS encoding energy transducer TonB has translation MLDFCAKYFRFPVAFVLSFVVGAVFFLAIPVINVLFFDKGVKTEKPLETVTEVEVLVSEKKQEVKQKVIRTVTNPNPFKVSAHMGVSRSQNFQMDLSLARGAAGDGVAVDAGSMENVIYEAGEVDEQAQVLREIQPKFPERAKKMGVSGYVKVFIVIDVNGDVSQAQVLTQDPAGYGFDIEALKAIRQWKFSPAQLRGFPVAQKATKEFRFVK, from the coding sequence ATGCTTGACTTTTGTGCGAAATATTTCCGATTCCCGGTGGCGTTCGTGCTCTCGTTTGTCGTGGGCGCGGTGTTCTTCCTTGCGATTCCGGTCATCAATGTGTTGTTTTTTGACAAGGGCGTCAAGACGGAAAAGCCTTTGGAAACGGTAACCGAAGTCGAAGTGTTGGTGAGTGAAAAGAAGCAAGAAGTCAAGCAGAAGGTTATCCGCACGGTGACGAACCCGAATCCGTTCAAGGTCTCGGCGCACATGGGCGTTTCTCGCAGCCAGAATTTCCAAATGGATTTGTCGCTTGCTCGCGGTGCTGCTGGCGATGGCGTTGCCGTAGATGCTGGCTCGATGGAAAACGTAATTTACGAGGCTGGTGAAGTAGATGAACAGGCTCAAGTGTTGCGCGAAATCCAGCCGAAGTTCCCGGAACGCGCGAAGAAAATGGGCGTTTCGGGTTACGTGAAAGTGTTTATTGTGATTGATGTGAACGGCGATGTTTCGCAGGCGCAAGTGCTGACGCAAGACCCGGCGGGCTATGGCTTTGATATCGAAGCGCTCAAGGCTATTCGCCAGTGGAAGTTCTCTCCGGCGCAGTTACGCGGCTTCCCAGTAGCGCAAAAAGCTACAAAGGAGTTCCGTTTTGTTAAGTAA
- a CDS encoding biopolymer transporter ExbD has translation MSFIRKRSRSGGGIDVSPMLDMVFILLIFFIVTSTFTRETGVDVTKPKASSAKELAKESILIGVTRQGTIHINETQVNLSTLQTVLRQMMAEAPDRPVIIVSDRDAPNGVVVDILDECNLAKVRKVSISANKEE, from the coding sequence ATGAGTTTTATACGCAAACGTTCGAGAAGCGGTGGTGGCATTGATGTGTCGCCGATGCTCGACATGGTGTTCATCCTTTTGATCTTCTTTATCGTGACTTCTACGTTTACCCGCGAAACGGGTGTGGATGTGACGAAGCCGAAGGCAAGTTCTGCAAAGGAACTCGCTAAGGAAAGCATTTTGATTGGCGTAACTCGCCAGGGTACAATCCACATCAACGAAACTCAGGTGAACCTCTCGACGCTCCAGACCGTGCTCCGCCAGATGATGGCCGAAGCGCCGGACCGTCCGGTGATTATCGTGAGCGACCGCGATGCCCCCAACGGAGTTGTTGTTGACATCCTCGATGAATGTAATTTGGCGAAGGTGAGAAAAGTCTCCATCTCCGCGAATAAGGAGGAGTAG
- a CDS encoding dihydrofolate reductase produces MLISAIVAVSENNVIGRDGHLPWHLSADLKRFKAITTGHAIILGRKNYDDIGRPLPNRTNYVLTRNKDFQAPGCIVCSSLGEAIEAARAAGETECFIIGGAAVYREAMPLVEKLYLTRVLSHVEGDVYFPEWNDKFQKESEESFPADEKNDFPTAFEIWVRKK; encoded by the coding sequence ATGTTGATTTCCGCAATTGTAGCTGTTTCAGAAAACAATGTCATCGGGCGCGATGGACACTTGCCGTGGCACCTGTCTGCCGACCTCAAGCGCTTCAAGGCGATTACCACGGGGCATGCCATTATTCTTGGTCGCAAGAATTACGATGATATCGGACGTCCGCTCCCGAACCGCACGAACTACGTGCTCACCCGCAACAAGGACTTTCAGGCTCCGGGCTGCATTGTCTGTTCTTCGCTCGGTGAAGCTATCGAGGCTGCCCGCGCTGCAGGCGAGACGGAATGTTTTATCATTGGCGGTGCTGCTGTTTATCGCGAGGCGATGCCTCTGGTCGAAAAACTCTATTTGACTAGAGTCCTGTCGCACGTGGAAGGTGATGTTTACTTCCCGGAATGGAACGATAAGTTCCAGAAAGAGAGCGAAGAATCGTTCCCGGCAGACGAAAAAAACGACTTTCCGACGGCCTTTGAAATTTGGGTACGAAAAAAATAA
- a CDS encoding 23S rRNA (pseudouridine(1915)-N(3))-methyltransferase RlmH, which translates to MKWVLAVFGKAGSPLIAEEVEKYVKRLRGSAKPLEVVELKESKLDDHAQALAQEAALFEKKFPRNEFRRVILTEEGKLFDTVKLADTLSARFPGNIVFLIGSAYGIDENLKKSADLLLSLSPLTFTHDHARMITAEQLYRVQMVMQNHPYHHR; encoded by the coding sequence ATGAAATGGGTGTTGGCGGTGTTTGGCAAGGCTGGCTCTCCGTTAATTGCGGAAGAGGTTGAAAAGTACGTAAAGCGTTTGCGCGGTTCTGCAAAGCCGCTTGAAGTGGTGGAGCTCAAGGAATCCAAGCTGGACGACCATGCCCAGGCGCTCGCTCAAGAGGCCGCGCTGTTTGAGAAAAAGTTCCCGCGCAACGAGTTCCGCCGCGTGATTCTTACCGAAGAAGGCAAACTCTTTGACACTGTAAAGCTTGCCGATACGCTTTCGGCCCGTTTCCCTGGAAATATCGTGTTCTTGATTGGCTCGGCGTACGGTATCGATGAAAACTTGAAAAAGTCCGCGGACTTGCTTTTGAGCCTTTCTCCATTGACATTTACCCACGATCACGCTCGGATGATTACGGCAGAGCAACTCTACCGCGTCCAGATGGTCATGCAAAATCACCCGTATCATCACAGGTAG
- a CDS encoding peptidylprolyl isomerase: protein MVVIQDKMKVSIAYTLREGKRILEEVPASHPFVYIHGYNNIIPGLEDALAGRRLGEKFTVNIPANLGYGEYRQDLILTVPKEELSEVGELWIGMELEMFQDNDIREFQLPDTAEEFVNDLNLDDDDEQCDGIYTIKEILEDTVIVDGNHPFAGKNLTFNVEIVDIVEASFTEQESGFPDEDDYDGYDNYDSYDNRMGDDNFDSNERRWR from the coding sequence ATGGTAGTCATTCAAGACAAGATGAAGGTGAGCATAGCCTACACCCTCAGAGAAGGCAAAAGGATTCTTGAAGAAGTCCCCGCCTCCCACCCGTTCGTGTACATCCACGGATACAATAACATCATTCCTGGACTCGAAGACGCACTGGCGGGACGCCGTCTGGGTGAAAAGTTCACCGTGAACATTCCTGCAAATTTGGGTTATGGTGAATACCGCCAGGACCTCATTCTTACAGTTCCCAAGGAAGAACTCAGCGAAGTCGGAGAACTCTGGATTGGCATGGAGCTCGAAATGTTCCAAGACAATGATATCCGTGAGTTCCAATTGCCGGATACCGCCGAAGAATTCGTGAACGACCTAAACTTGGACGATGACGACGAACAATGCGATGGCATTTACACCATCAAGGAAATTCTCGAAGACACTGTAATTGTAGATGGGAACCACCCGTTTGCAGGCAAGAATTTGACATTCAACGTCGAAATTGTAGACATCGTAGAAGCAAGCTTTACCGAACAGGAATCCGGATTCCCGGACGAAGATGATTACGACGGCTACGATAACTACGACAGTTACGACAATCGCATGGGCGACGACAATTTTGATTCAAACGAAAGGAGATGGCGCTAA
- a CDS encoding metallophosphoesterase, which yields MLYGICSDIHSNATAFKAVLESMRDNGVERKVCLGDIVGYGVDTDECVDLVRENMDFCLIGNHDSVAVKNESSEGFNPYAKQAIEWTQKHLSKESISYIRSLPYIHEENDICFVHASPLSPADWVYVTDLEDALNAFDHFSERYCFVGHTHSPVIIASRPLAIPKILDEYEYVIANTERLLVNVGSVGQPRDRDPRACWCMLDTETKCVRLIRVDYDIRETQNRMKKQGMPSFLIDRLSVGR from the coding sequence ATGCTTTACGGTATTTGTTCTGATATCCATTCCAATGCCACCGCGTTTAAGGCCGTTTTGGAGTCGATGCGCGATAATGGCGTGGAACGGAAGGTTTGCCTTGGGGATATTGTTGGTTATGGTGTCGATACGGATGAATGTGTCGACTTAGTTCGTGAAAACATGGATTTTTGCCTGATCGGAAACCACGACAGCGTGGCGGTCAAGAACGAATCGAGCGAGGGGTTCAACCCTTATGCAAAACAGGCAATTGAATGGACACAAAAGCATCTGTCCAAGGAATCCATTTCGTACATCCGTTCGCTTCCGTACATTCACGAAGAAAATGATATTTGCTTTGTGCATGCGTCTCCGCTATCTCCGGCAGATTGGGTCTATGTGACCGACCTCGAAGATGCGTTGAACGCCTTTGACCATTTCTCGGAACGTTACTGTTTTGTGGGTCATACGCACAGCCCAGTCATCATTGCTAGCCGTCCTTTGGCAATTCCAAAAATTCTCGACGAGTACGAATACGTGATTGCCAATACCGAACGCCTGTTGGTGAACGTCGGTAGTGTGGGGCAACCCCGCGACCGCGACCCGCGTGCCTGCTGGTGCATGCTCGACACCGAGACCAAGTGCGTGCGACTCATCCGCGTGGATTACGATATCCGTGAAACGCAAAACCGCATGAAAAAGCAGGGGATGCCCTCGTTTTTGATTGATCGACTATCGGTGGGGCGTTAA
- a CDS encoding MotA/TolQ/ExbB proton channel family protein, with protein MDEYSVIEATMSILLRGGWVLLPLFLIGWLGWFLMFERYGYYLMLKGRSASAFFKDLDAVGEEAAFARLKKRRFGYFLALVENVREYRKDGPVAVRNAMLATRHQLDVSLSKSLKTIVTCASIAPLLGLLGTVSGMVHTFETIQKFGFGNPVLLADGISEALLTTQAGLLVAFPLMLVYNYLESRVDSIGDYAWGEALKYEERCFAKEVE; from the coding sequence ATGGACGAATATTCCGTCATCGAAGCGACCATGAGCATCCTGCTGCGCGGCGGCTGGGTGTTGCTCCCGTTGTTCCTCATCGGGTGGCTTGGTTGGTTTTTGATGTTTGAACGTTACGGCTATTATTTGATGCTTAAAGGGCGTTCGGCTTCGGCGTTCTTCAAGGATTTAGATGCTGTGGGCGAGGAGGCTGCTTTTGCCCGATTGAAAAAGCGTCGCTTTGGGTATTTCCTTGCGCTTGTCGAAAACGTGCGTGAGTACCGCAAAGATGGGCCGGTTGCCGTGCGTAATGCCATGCTTGCAACGCGTCATCAATTGGATGTGAGCCTTTCCAAGTCGCTCAAGACGATAGTGACATGTGCCTCGATTGCTCCCTTGCTTGGACTCTTGGGAACGGTCTCGGGCATGGTGCATACGTTCGAAACGATTCAAAAGTTCGGTTTTGGTAACCCGGTTTTGCTCGCGGATGGCATCTCCGAAGCTCTCCTCACGACGCAGGCTGGGCTTCTGGTGGCATTCCCGCTGATGCTTGTTTACAACTATCTCGAAAGCCGAGTAGATTCTATTGGTGATTATGCCTGGGGCGAAGCGCTCAAGTACGAAGAACGCTGCTTTGCCAAGGAGGTTGAATGA
- the rpiA gene encoding ribose-5-phosphate isomerase RpiA → MASMDELKKAAGVRAADMIKDGMIVGLGTGSTAAHMVNRLAERIKTEGIHVTGVSTSWSTTLQCRSLGIPLKEMGEVSHLDMVIDGADEIDPNRNLIKGRGAAHLLEKIVASMTDNYVIIADSGKAVQQLGTKFAVPLEIIPGAIAVVTERVKKLGGEVKVRMGAPGKDGPVISDSGNLIADAKFAPIADPDKLARDLEHIVGIVGHGLFIGMATKVILADEAKGLIEF, encoded by the coding sequence ATGGCATCGATGGACGAACTCAAGAAGGCTGCAGGCGTTCGCGCCGCAGACATGATCAAGGACGGAATGATTGTCGGTCTCGGCACTGGCAGTACGGCAGCTCACATGGTGAACCGCCTTGCCGAACGCATCAAGACTGAAGGCATCCATGTGACGGGCGTTTCGACCAGCTGGAGCACGACACTCCAATGCCGTAGCCTCGGCATCCCACTCAAGGAAATGGGCGAAGTCAGCCATCTCGACATGGTTATCGACGGTGCCGACGAAATCGACCCGAACCGTAACCTCATCAAGGGCCGCGGTGCAGCTCACCTCCTCGAAAAGATTGTCGCCTCCATGACGGACAACTACGTGATTATCGCAGATAGCGGCAAGGCCGTGCAGCAGCTCGGCACCAAGTTTGCCGTACCTCTCGAAATCATCCCGGGCGCCATCGCCGTCGTAACCGAACGCGTGAAAAAGCTCGGTGGCGAAGTCAAGGTTCGCATGGGCGCTCCAGGCAAGGACGGTCCGGTGATTAGCGATTCTGGCAACCTCATCGCCGATGCGAAGTTCGCTCCCATTGCAGACCCGGACAAGCTCGCCCGCGACCTCGAACACATCGTGGGTATCGTTGGACACGGCTTGTTCATCGGTATGGCAACGAAGGTCATCCTCGCTGACGAAGCTAAGGGACTCATCGAGTTCTAA
- a CDS encoding GGDEF domain-containing protein has protein sequence MLLRNGKRLLKLLVAAFAALVVLFFVVSFDGACRHGLCDNVIKLNDGWSISFSDVHLPALEHVSDFRVPSNIQPGDTIIYERDMSGDSIPLATTLRFHAYHVAVAVYVDSVCYYRYGFDRFEKGNLVGSGIHNVNMPAHLERHKIRVVTIVTESAAAKSVASIELLRSGSMTDYFAKNSESIVIGIFLMFFGMIAFVTGACAVGFDRAYYRLILIGVFAFLMGLWTLNYAKGIQIFSMNYALDTTLEYVSLYLSAIPFGLLIINMRSGKIANWKLNVLKGIVTLGAVFFVVTTILHFTNIAHYPKYLVVYHIYILVSFLFMVFFKVFYDRGAGLQEKILTSGTVVFVLFGIADIFRYNIQNLFGMEKSFLDSTCLPFGTLLFIILLMVGYLVYMYEELMDKTEKEVLRQIAYRDALTGIYNRAKCEHIFEVLNRDDNDYAIVSIDVNGLKYVNDTFGHSAGDKLLCAFADVFKNAFNGIGTTIRMGGDEFVAIVRAEHLSDLNTALKTMVLLEKDAKLPIAVTLNVAYGYSVRRRGDAVTAMDVYRMADANMYAMKLASKQQRIA, from the coding sequence ATGTTGTTGAGGAATGGAAAGAGACTTTTAAAACTGCTAGTGGCGGCTTTTGCCGCTCTGGTCGTTTTATTCTTTGTAGTCAGCTTTGATGGTGCGTGCCGTCATGGCCTGTGCGACAATGTCATTAAGCTTAACGATGGATGGTCTATTTCATTTTCTGATGTCCATCTCCCGGCTTTGGAACATGTCTCCGATTTTCGCGTCCCCTCGAATATTCAACCGGGCGATACGATTATCTATGAACGAGACATGAGTGGCGATTCAATCCCATTGGCGACGACACTTCGATTCCATGCTTACCATGTGGCCGTGGCTGTTTATGTAGACAGTGTCTGTTATTATCGATATGGCTTTGATCGCTTTGAAAAAGGCAATTTGGTGGGTAGCGGTATCCATAATGTGAACATGCCTGCGCACCTTGAACGCCATAAAATTCGCGTGGTAACTATAGTTACAGAAAGTGCAGCCGCAAAATCTGTAGCCTCCATTGAACTTTTACGTTCGGGCAGCATGACGGACTATTTTGCGAAAAATTCCGAATCCATTGTCATTGGCATTTTCCTCATGTTTTTCGGGATGATAGCCTTTGTGACGGGGGCTTGCGCTGTCGGGTTTGACAGGGCTTATTACCGCCTTATTTTGATTGGTGTGTTTGCGTTCTTGATGGGGCTTTGGACTCTGAACTATGCAAAGGGTATCCAAATTTTCTCCATGAACTACGCTCTGGATACAACGCTAGAGTACGTCTCGCTTTATCTTTCGGCAATCCCGTTTGGACTTCTGATCATCAATATGCGCTCGGGTAAGATTGCAAATTGGAAACTGAATGTGCTTAAGGGAATTGTTACTTTGGGCGCGGTGTTCTTTGTCGTGACGACTATTTTGCATTTCACGAATATTGCGCACTACCCGAAGTATTTGGTTGTTTACCACATTTACATTCTCGTATCGTTCCTGTTCATGGTGTTTTTCAAGGTCTTTTATGATCGTGGTGCCGGTTTGCAAGAAAAAATCCTCACTTCGGGAACGGTTGTCTTTGTCTTGTTTGGAATTGCGGATATTTTCCGTTACAACATCCAGAACCTGTTTGGAATGGAAAAGTCGTTCTTGGATTCAACCTGCTTGCCGTTTGGAACGCTGTTGTTTATTATCCTTTTGATGGTGGGCTATCTCGTCTACATGTACGAAGAACTGATGGACAAGACCGAAAAAGAAGTCCTCCGCCAGATTGCTTACAGGGATGCTTTGACCGGCATTTATAACCGTGCTAAGTGCGAACACATTTTTGAAGTCCTGAATCGCGACGACAACGATTACGCTATTGTTAGTATCGATGTCAATGGGCTTAAGTATGTGAATGACACGTTTGGACATTCTGCAGGCGATAAGCTCTTGTGCGCCTTTGCCGATGTGTTCAAGAATGCGTTTAATGGCATCGGAACGACAATCCGCATGGGCGGTGACGAATTTGTGGCTATTGTTCGAGCTGAACACCTTTCTGACCTGAATACCGCCTTAAAGACGATGGTCCTTCTGGAAAAAGATGCCAAGTTGCCGATCGCGGTTACGCTGAATGTTGCTTACGGTTACTCTGTACGCCGCCGTGGTGACGCAGTGACTGCAATGGACGTTTATCGCATGGCCGATGCCAACATGTACGCCATGAAACTCGCCTCCAAGCAACAGCGAATCGCGTAG